TTCACGCTTATCCCATATATCCCCATTCCGGATTTAAATTCCAGTATTCTTAATTTTTTACAGGATTTTATGCCCAAGGAGATGTACGCGGCCGCTTCCAGCACCATCGAAGATATTGTAAATATCCCGCGGGGGGGCTTATTATCTGTTAACTTTTTATTTGCCTTGGTGCTATCTACCAATGGGTTAATGTCGTTAATGGATGCTTTTGATAAAAAGTATAAAACCTTTCGGCAGCGATCTTATCTCCGGAAACGGATTATTGCTACCGGACTTACCTTTATGCTTTCTTTTATCCTGATTATGTCTATTGGTATTATATTTTTTGGTACCTATCTGCTGGATGTGCTGGTGTTTTACGAGATTGTAACGGAAGCTTTTACTTACACCTTAATTGTTGCTTTAAAATACATTGCCATTGTTCTTTTGTTTTTGCTGGGTACCTGTTCTATTTACTATTACGTGCCAGCTATTAACGATAAGTGGCCCTTTTTCTCGGTAGGAGCCGTAGTGGCTACCTTGCTCATTTTCCTGGTATCGTGGTTATTTTCGCTTTACATCCGCATTTTTGATACCTATAACCATTTTTACGGCTCCATTGGAGCTTTAGTGGGGATGATGATCTGGTTGGATTTTATTTCCATGATTTTGGTGCTGGGTTTTGAAATAAACATTAGCATTGATTCTATAACCAAACGTTTCTCAAAAGTAAATCTGGAGTAAAATCATAAACCCTTATATAAAAAAGCGGCTTATTATTTTAGTTAAAAATGGGTTCTAGTACCAATTACCGCTAACCAGAAGGCCCCTAAAAAAGAAAGAGGAGCAAGTTTAAAGTAGGTTTACGTGATCGAAAAAAAGAAATTTTTAAAAAAATGTATTCACAGTAAGTGTGTTATAAATTTTAGATAAACAAAATAAAATTTTTTTTGGTGGTTTTCGTATAAACTCCTACTTTTGTATCACTAAAGAGAGATGGCAGAGTGGTCGATTGCGGCGGTCTTGAAAACCGTTGACTGTAACAGGTCCGGGGGTTCGAATCCCTCTCTCTCTGCAAGTAAAATCGAAAAAGCCTGTAGGTTATATACCTACAGGCTTTTTTGATTTTACGGGTTTAACAATGGCAAAACTTTTTATAAATCAAGCGGAAAATTAAAGTAGAAAAAGATGGGGTTGTTTTGCCAGCAAAACAACCCCATCTTTTTCTCACGGATACCTGAATTTAGTTTGGTGTTACCAGCCCTTAATGGCGCCTCCATCAAATGCTTTAATAGCGGCCTGTTCTACTTCGGGCGATTGATAAGCTTGGACAAACTTTTTTACTTTTTCTTCATTCTTGTTGTCTTCGCGGGCTACAATGTTGTTTACGTAAGGCGAGCTTTTATCTTCCACAAAAATGCCATCGCGGAGGGCATTAAGGCCGATTGGTGTCGAAAAAGTGGCGTTAATAACGGCAATAGTAACATCCCGGTCATCGAGGGCGCGAGGCAACTGCGGGGCTTCCATTTCCAAAATGCGAATGTTTTTGGGGTTAGCTGTAACATCGGCAAGGGTAGGGAACATACCAACGCCATTTTTTAACTGAATAATACCCGCCTGCTGCATCAGCAATAAAGCCCGGGCGCTGTTAGTTGGGTCATTCGGGATAACAATGGTGTTACCTTCTTTCAGTTCGTCCAGCTTTTTTATTTTTTTAGAATAACCAGCCAATGGGTAAACAAAGGTGTTGCCCACTATGGCCAGCTTATAGCCCCGCTGTTTGGCTTGAACGTCGAGGTAGGGTTTGTTTTGAAAAGCGTTTACATCAATATCGCCTTGCTGCAGCGCTTCGTTGGGCATTACATAATCGTTAAAGCTTACCAGTTCTACGTTAAGCTTGTATTTTTCTTCGGCCACTTTCTTGGCCGCTTCGGCTATCTGGTATTCCGGGCCCGACATAATGCCTACCACAATATGGTTAGGAACATTCTTTTTTTCAGCGCCGCAACCGGCTATAAAAACACCAAATAATAAGGTTGCTAAAAATTTAATCTGTTTTTGCATTAGAATAAGTTAAATGGATTTACGGTGATCTACCTTCTTTGAAAGGTGATTTCCGGTGAATTGAATTATAAAAACAAGCGCAACCAGGAGTATCAATACCGAGTTCATTACCAAGGTATCATAACCTACGTAACCATATTGATACCCAATTTGCCCTAAACCGCCGGCTCCAACGGCGCCACCCATGGCCGAGTAGCCCACCAGGGTAATTAAGGTAATGGTAGCTGCGTTTACAATAGACGGTAATGCCTCCGGTAGTAAAATCTTGCGTATTACCTGCCAAGGGGTAGCGCCCATTGCCCGGGCTGCTTCTATTAACCCGGGCGGTATCTCCAGCAGGCTATTCTCAATCATGCGGGCAATAAATGGGGCTGCGCCAATGCTCAGCGGTACTATAGCGGCTTTTACCCCAATAGAAGTGCCCACTAAGCCGCGGGTAAACGGAATCATCCAAACAATTAGAATAATGAAAGGAATGGAACGGAAAATGTTAACAATAACGGATATTACCCGGTTAAGTGAACCGTTTTGCAGTATTTCGCCGGGCCGCGTCATGAACAGGAATACCCCCGCCGGCAGGCCTATCACAAAACCGAAAAAGCCGGAAGCAAGCGTCATTAATATGGTTTCAAGTAAGCCCTGAACCAGGAGTGATAGCATGGAATCAGACATAGCCTATTAGTTTCGTTTTAATCAGTTTATTTTCAAAATAGGCCAATACCTTGTCGGTTTGTTCGCCGGTACTGTAGGCTTCAATCAGCATTATGCCAAATTTAACCCCGCCGGCATATTCCATACGCGCGCTAATGATATTGCAATCGACCCCAAAAGTGCGCGCTGTTTCCGACAGTACCGGATCATTCACCGATTGACCCGAAAACTCCAGTTGGATTAATGGGTGTTTGCCGCTATCCGGGGTGTTGCTTAACCGATTTTTAAAATTTTCGGGTAATTCGATCTCTAATGAGGAGGCGATAAACTTTTTGGTTAGCTCGGTTTTAGGATGCGAAAATATGTCGGCCACGGTGCCTTGCTCAATCAACTGCCCGTTACTGATTACGCCTACTTCGTCGCAGATTGATTTTACCACGTTCATTTCGTGGGTAATAAGTAAAATGGTAATGTTCAGCCGCTGATTAATATCCTTTAACAATTTTAGGATAGAACCGGTGGTTTCCGGATCTAGGGCACTAGTAGCTTCATCGCAAAGTAAAACCTTGGGGTTGCTGGCCAGGGTACGGGCAATGGCAACCCGCTGCTTTTGTCCGCCCGAAAGGCTGCTGGGGTAATCGTGTTGTTTTTCCTGTAAGCCTACCAATGCCAGCAAATCGAGCACGCGGGTATTTATTTCTTGTTTGGGGGTGTTGCTTAATTCTAAAGGTAGGGCAATATTATCAAACACAGTGCGAGACGATAGCAAATTAAAGTGTTGAAATATCATCCCGATTTGCCGGCGTGCCTGTGCCAGCTGCGGGGCGGATAATTGCAGTAAATCCTGCCCGTCCACAATCACTTCGCCCGAAGTAGGTTTTTCCAACAAATTTACGCAACGGATCAGGGTACTCTTTCCTGCCCCTGAAGCGCCAATTACCCCAAATATCTTGCCCTTACTAACCTGCAGCGATACCCCATTGAGCGCGGTAACTATCCGGTTTTTCTGACGGAAGGTTTTGGTTATATTTTTTAATTCAATCATTTACTTTATTTACTAAATCGGCTTATACTGAATAGGGAGATATCCAGTTCCGGTTTTTCATCAAGCGCCAGCTGACTTAATAGTTTGCCCGTTACGCTCGCAAATTTAAAACCATGCCCCGAACAAGGACTAGCGATAATCATATTTTTATGTTGAGGATGATAGTCGATAATAAAGCGCTCATCCGGCGTGTTGGTGTACATACATACCGTGCCATAATTAAATTCAACGTTTAGGTTAAAATAAGTGCTTATTACGTTTTTCATCGAACTTATTTCTTCCGGGCTTATATTCCGGTTTAAAGTATCCGGACTAGTTGGTTCGCCGGCATGGTGGTGCGCTACTTTAATGCCATCGCCTAAATCCGGAAAACCATAAAACATTTTACCCGGCGCATATTCCCAAATGTAAATAGGCAAATTATCTAACCGTATGCTCGGTTCATTTGTTTTAAACCAGTACAAAACTTGCCTTTCTACTGTTAATGGTAGATTTAGTTCGGGTATAAACTCGCTTATCCAGGGCCCCGTGGCAATAATTACTTTATTTGCCAAGTATTTGCCTTGATTAGTCCCCACTGTTACAACATCCGAATGGGTATGAATGGTTGTAACTTTTACATTTTTTAAAATTTCTGCGCCATTTAATGCAGCTACCTCCAGATGGGTTTTTATGCAGTCCTCCGGAAATAATATACCGGCGTTTTCTTCCAGCACCCCCACAACATCGTTGTCTGGTTTAAAAGCCGGGAAGCGGGTACTGATTTCCTGGTTGCTTAAATACGTATAAGGTATATCATGCGTGCGTGCGCTAAGCTCGGCGCCTTTAATTACACCGGCATTGGAGTTTCCGAGCATTAGTCCGCCAGTTTTTAAAAATAACTGCTTGCCCGATTCTTTTTCAATTTCCTCCCAGAGCTCATACGCGCGCTTTATAAAAGGTACATACAGCGGATCTTCGTGGTAAGCCTGTCGGATGATGCGGCTTTGTCCGTGCGACGAACCTTGCGCGTGCGGCGGCACAAACTGGTCAATACCGCAAACTTTTTTGCCTGTTTTAGATAAATGATACAATGCGGAGCTGCCCGCTGCGCCCAGACCCACTACCATTACATCAAAAGTGCTGCTCATTTACTATTTAATTAATTAAAACAAAGGTAGGGGAAATAGTAATAGGAACCGCCAGGATAGCTACCTCCGCCTAGATGGCGCCTGATTCTAATACCACCGTTTATACGCAAATGGGTTACTATGTATTCTTCCTTAACGCAAGGGGTAGTAAGGGCCAAGGTGAAAAATTTACCCGGGCCAACCGGCGAGACTGGGGTTTAGGCGATTTGCGTGATATTATCTCCGGGGTGGATGCATTGGCAGCTAGATATGAAAATTGATACCAGTCGGGTAGGTCTGATGGGCTAAATTTACGGCGGTACTCAGGCTATGTTTGCCGCCGGTACGCAAACCGTTGATGCTTGCTTGTTGCCATTCGCAAGCGGGCCAGCACCATGACTTATACCAGATTAAGCCGATGGTAGCAGAGTTATTTGATTTATTACAAGAGGCTGGCTGTGCAACCAATGGCTTATTTTTACATGCCGATGCGGGTTTTGACAGCCAGAAGTTCCGACAACAATGTGCCCAGAGGGGGATATAAGCAAATATCGCCTGTAATCCTCGCAATAGTTAACCAAATCAAGAATACATCTATTTTGATGAAGAACTCTTCAAACGAAAGAATGCCATGGAACAAGCCAATGCCTGGCTGGATAGCTTTAAAACTTTGCTCATCCGATTTGAAACAAAAGCCCAACATTAATTTGCGCTCCATTTTCTGGCTATTAGGATCCAGCTTATTCGAAAAATCAATAAAAAAGCCAAACTCTAAACAGGTTTTAAGGCAATAATTCTAAAAATTTAAAAATTGAAAAGTTTAAATTATACTTAATTTAAAAATATGTTTTAAGATAAAAACTGATAATCTACAAACCATAACTACTTTTATTTTTGATTTTAGCTCATTCACGAATCACCCTTTCTCGTACTATTTAATGGAAATAAAGAAAATAACTGTAATTGGCAGTACCAATATGGATATGGTGGTGAAAACCACGCATTTGCCTGTTCCGGGAGAAACCGTTTTGGGAGGATCTTTTTTTATGAACCCAGGTGGTAAGGGCGCTAACCAGGCAGTAACGGTAGCCCGCCTAGGAGGAGACGCCACTTTTATTACCAAAATTGGTACGGATATATTTGGCAAGCAATCGTTGCAATTGTTTGAAGAAGAAGGTATTAATACTTCCTGCGCCTTGTCTGATCCTACTTCTCCATCCGGCGTGGCACTAATAACAGTAGACCAAATAGGCGAAAATAGCATTGTGGTAGCCTCGGGTGCCAACGCTAACCTGATGCCAGCAGATGTAGAAAAGTGTTTACAGAAAATTACCGATATAGACATTATATTACTTCAACTGGAAATACCCATCGAAACAGTTGATTTTGTTACGCAATACGCCGCTGGCAAAAACATTAAAGTAATTGTAAATCCTGCACCGGCCAATATACTGTCAACAGAATTGTTAAAACGCATTGATATTATTACCCCCAATGCTAAAGAAGCCGAAATGCTTTCGGGAGTGGAAGTAAAGTGTATGGAAGACGCCAAAAAGGCAGCCATGGTGCTTTATGAAAAAGGAGTGAAAAATGTAATAGTAACCCTGGGACCCGAGGGAGCTTTGGTTTTTACGGGGGAAGGATTCACCATGGTGCCGGCGCAAAAAGTAGCTACTGTGGATACTACCGCTGCGGGGGATGTTTTTAATGGTGCCCTGGCCGTGGCACTAGCCGAAGGGCAGGAGCTTATTCCGGCGGTGGAATTTGCTTGTTTAGCGGCCGCTCTTTCGGTAACCAAGCTAGGAGCGCAATCGTCCATTCCCTACCGCAATGAGTTAATTGCTAAAAAGATGTTTTTTATATAAACTATAAAGTATAAAGCCAATTATGTTTATTGTCGAAAATTATACGCTTGCGGTTCTATTCTGCGTAATTACTATGCTTTGCTGGGATTTGTAGGCCAATACCCAAAAACTAATACCTGGCAAATGGCGTTTTGAATTATTTTACTGAGATTATGTATTAGGCATTCTTTGATTTTCGCTGGTGGCGGCGATTACGGTAGGCAGTACCGGCTCCCAAGGTCATAGCTTTATCCCCGATTGGCAACAGGCTCTACCCGAAAATTTGCTAAGCGCATTTATGGGCGGAGTAATCTTTAGCCTGGCTAATATCTTATAAATGGCAGCCATTGCTATTGCGGGCATGTCGGTAACCTCCCCGGTGGATATTGACCTGATATTGGGTGTAATTGTAAACTACGTAGCGCTCGAAAGGGCAACCCGGCCTTGCTCGGCCTGGGCATAGCACCGTGTTCCTGGTGGGGATTGTGCTGATTATACACACAGCTTGACTATCTAAAAGTGTTCTTTTGGCTAATCTGTCTTAGACATTCAAACTTACTCTATGCCAAGTATAGAAGCAGACTGTTGTAAGTCAGCTAAGATCCTTGCTTTTTAAGATTAAGGACGAATACCACTATGTATGCATTGGGGTTATTTTAGATTCTACCTAGTAGAAAACCAGGTATCCATTAGCAGTTATTTTGCATCTTTAAGTAGAGTTACTGCAACTGCTTTATTTTGTCATTATAATACTTTACCGTTTGGAGAACTGAGGGCAGATTGCTGGGTTGATCTTCGGCATCGCGTTCCAGGTAAATAGGCCCGGTGAATTGCTGCTTTTTCAATTCTTGGAAAATAGCGGGAAAATCAACTATACCTGTACCTACTGGTACATCTTTTAATTTCGGGTCATTATAGGCTGCAATATCTTTAAGATGCACGCCAATTATATGGCCACTTAGCTTTTTTACCGCTTCTACTGGATTAATCCCACTCTTAGGCCAGTGACCTAAGTCAGCACAAGCGCCAAAGTTGGGGTGATTTTTAATGGCAGCTAATACCGAATCTGGATGCCAATAGTGACTCACCCCCTTCCAATGTTCGTGGATGGCTACTTTCATCCCATAGGCTCCGGCAAGGCTATCTACACTATCCCACATATTTATCGGTGGCTCTGCAGTTACAAATGTTGCCCCTAGTTGTTTGGCAATCTCAAACTGTTTTTTCCATGATAACATTGTCGAATCTCCTACTATATAGACCGACTCGGCTTTCATGCCTTTCTGACGGATAAGAGCGTTAAGTTTGCCCAGACCGGCAGGGGAAAGCTGCAAGATCAAAGAATCCTTTTGCTCAGGCCCTGTTTTATGAAAAGTGTTTGGTTCAATGTATTTTAATCCTGCACTATCCACTTTAGCTAAAGCATCAGTAAAATTAAAGTTATGAAAGGTCCATAAAGCCACGCCGAATTTCCAGTCTTTCGCAACATCTCCTGAAGCAGATTTAACAGTAATATCCGCAGCATTGTCGGTAGTGTTTTTTTTCTGATTACATGCGGCAGCGGCGACTAGGCAAAAAAAACAGGCATATAGAAAGGTTTTCATATTCATATTTATTTTAGAGGAGTCTCATTTAATGTAGCCGAAAATTAATTACTTTAATTATTAATCCTCATCTTTGGTATTTTGCAAATTCTTTCAGGAAGACTGTATTTGATAGCAAGAACTTAAAATATATTGCTGTTTGTTTAGCTAAAAGTTTACGTCGAACTCACGTTATTTACTTTATCTGATTTATACATTTTAGGTTGAATTAATATATAATGATTTAACTTTTTTTCTTTTTGAGAACCTGAAGGTTGCCTTGCTGCTTTGAGCGCATTTTACTTTGCAGATGATTGATAACTGATTCTAAAAGTTGCCTTTCCGCCATTGGTGTAAATGGAGAAACTTTCTCTACTTCATAACCGCCATATTCCCATTCTGCTTCAGTTGGCAGATATCCCAGCCAGCCATTAGTATAGCCAAAGTAAAAGGTATAAGGAAAAGGGGAACGCTCGCGTACTTCATTGGAAACTTCACAAAATAATTCCAGTGGCGCACTCCAGATAGCTACCTCCTCATTAATCTTCAAAAAGCGCACGGGTAACCGCACCATCTTCACTCCGGCCTTGGTCGTGCGGGTGTAATCACCTAAATCTTCCGGCCAATCTAAGCCGCTCTTCCGCGGGGTTTCTACAACCGTACCCCCCGTTTTAATAGTGATATCCTGAGTCGTAGCCGTAATGCTTTTATTTGCTTCCAGGATTTTGTCACCTAATAAAACTTTGAACTGGTTCAAATGTCCGGCTGCCGGACTAGGATAGACGCTGTAAATTGGAGCGATATTTCCGGCTGCCCCATTGATAAAAAGAAGCGGTGCCCCGGTTTTCTGTTCAACATATTCGGAAACTACTCCGGGGGCATCCCCGCTGATTTGTAAATTCTCCCCGCTCATAACCGTACCGTGAATGGCATAGTTGGCAATCAAAGCCAGCAAACTTCCGTCCTCTTTCTCTAAGCGTAGCATGCCGATGCGGCGGTCTACGGGTCCGTCGGGGTTCATGCCCAGCGTCGTTTTTCCATCCAGGTCACGTGCCCGACGATTGATGTTGGCCTGTGAAAACCCCCAGCCGACTCCCAGCCGGGCGGGTGCCAGATTTTTCCGGGCTGTCAATATACCGTCCATTAACTTCTGCTCCACCTGAGCTGTATACTCCGCGTCGATTTGGTGCTGCACACGATCACCCAAGTAAATACCATACATACCAGAAGACCCAACTTCTGGCGCTGAATGAGTATGGGTTACTGTCCACCATACATTCATTGGGTTAATTCCATACTTTTCCTGCAGTTTAGCTACAACCTTATCATACTCTGAAGGTGAATAAAGACAGATATCTGAGGAGATTAAGAAGAATTGAGTGGTGCCGTCATCTAAGGCCACAATCCGATGGAAGATCCGATCGTGTATGCCGTTTGATTTTCGGGCGCCGTAACCAAGCAAATTTTGAGAATCTTCCGGAGTAATATCAATCTTTACCACAGCAGCCCGAAATTCAGCGCCATTAAAGTCTGCTCATAAGACATCTGCACATGGGAAGTATGATGGGTAAAATCATCATTTAGTTCTTCCCTATCTTTAAGTTTTAATTTTACTACAATCCTCCTTCTTAAAGCTTTAAATAAGTAAAATTTAATATTTTCGGTCTTTCCTAAAGTATTCTTGTTATCCCATATATAGATAAATAAATCCTGTATACAGTCTTCTACTAGTTCTGGATCTTTTATTACCTGAAGACCATAA
The sequence above is a segment of the Adhaeribacter swui genome. Coding sequences within it:
- the solA gene encoding N-methyl-L-tryptophan oxidase, which gives rise to MSSTFDVMVVGLGAAGSSALYHLSKTGKKVCGIDQFVPPHAQGSSHGQSRIIRQAYHEDPLYVPFIKRAYELWEEIEKESGKQLFLKTGGLMLGNSNAGVIKGAELSARTHDIPYTYLSNQEISTRFPAFKPDNDVVGVLEENAGILFPEDCIKTHLEVAALNGAEILKNVKVTTIHTHSDVVTVGTNQGKYLANKVIIATGPWISEFIPELNLPLTVERQVLYWFKTNEPSIRLDNLPIYIWEYAPGKMFYGFPDLGDGIKVAHHHAGEPTSPDTLNRNISPEEISSMKNVISTYFNLNVEFNYGTVCMYTNTPDERFIIDYHPQHKNMIIASPCSGHGFKFASVTGKLLSQLALDEKPELDISLFSISRFSK
- the metI gene encoding methionine ABC transporter permease MetI, encoding MSDSMLSLLVQGLLETILMTLASGFFGFVIGLPAGVFLFMTRPGEILQNGSLNRVISVIVNIFRSIPFIILIVWMIPFTRGLVGTSIGVKAAIVPLSIGAAPFIARMIENSLLEIPPGLIEAARAMGATPWQVIRKILLPEALPSIVNAATITLITLVGYSAMGGAVGAGGLGQIGYQYGYVGYDTLVMNSVLILLVALVFIIQFTGNHLSKKVDHRKSI
- a CDS encoding prolyl oligopeptidase family serine peptidase, with translation MGYYVFFLNARGSKGQGEKFTRANRRDWGLGDLRDIISGVDALAARYEN
- a CDS encoding sugar phosphate isomerase/epimerase family protein, which gives rise to MNMKTFLYACFFCLVAAAACNQKKNTTDNAADITVKSASGDVAKDWKFGVALWTFHNFNFTDALAKVDSAGLKYIEPNTFHKTGPEQKDSLILQLSPAGLGKLNALIRQKGMKAESVYIVGDSTMLSWKKQFEIAKQLGATFVTAEPPINMWDSVDSLAGAYGMKVAIHEHWKGVSHYWHPDSVLAAIKNHPNFGACADLGHWPKSGINPVEAVKKLSGHIIGVHLKDIAAYNDPKLKDVPVGTGIVDFPAIFQELKKQQFTGPIYLERDAEDQPSNLPSVLQTVKYYNDKIKQLQ
- a CDS encoding neutral/alkaline non-lysosomal ceramidase N-terminal domain-containing protein, producing MVKIDITPEDSQNLLGYGARKSNGIHDRIFHRIVALDDGTTQFFLISSDICLYSPSEYDKVVAKLQEKYGINPMNVWWTVTHTHSAPEVGSSGMYGIYLGDRVQHQIDAEYTAQVEQKLMDGILTARKNLAPARLGVGWGFSQANINRRARDLDGKTTLGMNPDGPVDRRIGMLRLEKEDGSLLALIANYAIHGTVMSGENLQISGDAPGVVSEYVEQKTGAPLLFINGAAGNIAPIYSVYPSPAAGHLNQFKVLLGDKILEANKSITATTQDITIKTGGTVVETPRKSGLDWPEDLGDYTRTTKAGVKMVRLPVRFLKINEEVAIWSAPLELFCEVSNEVRERSPFPYTFYFGYTNGWLGYLPTEAEWEYGGYEVEKVSPFTPMAERQLLESVINHLQSKMRSKQQGNLQVLKKKKS
- the metN gene encoding methionine ABC transporter ATP-binding protein MetN, translating into MIELKNITKTFRQKNRIVTALNGVSLQVSKGKIFGVIGASGAGKSTLIRCVNLLEKPTSGEVIVDGQDLLQLSAPQLAQARRQIGMIFQHFNLLSSRTVFDNIALPLELSNTPKQEINTRVLDLLALVGLQEKQHDYPSSLSGGQKQRVAIARTLASNPKVLLCDEATSALDPETTGSILKLLKDINQRLNITILLITHEMNVVKSICDEVGVISNGQLIEQGTVADIFSHPKTELTKKFIASSLEIELPENFKNRLSNTPDSGKHPLIQLEFSGQSVNDPVLSETARTFGVDCNIISARMEYAGGVKFGIMLIEAYSTGEQTDKVLAYFENKLIKTKLIGYV
- the rbsK gene encoding ribokinase, whose product is MEIKKITVIGSTNMDMVVKTTHLPVPGETVLGGSFFMNPGGKGANQAVTVARLGGDATFITKIGTDIFGKQSLQLFEEEGINTSCALSDPTSPSGVALITVDQIGENSIVVASGANANLMPADVEKCLQKITDIDIILLQLEIPIETVDFVTQYAAGKNIKVIVNPAPANILSTELLKRIDIITPNAKEAEMLSGVEVKCMEDAKKAAMVLYEKGVKNVIVTLGPEGALVFTGEGFTMVPAQKVATVDTTAAGDVFNGALAVALAEGQELIPAVEFACLAAALSVTKLGAQSSIPYRNELIAKKMFFI
- the metQ gene encoding methionine ABC transporter substrate-binding lipoprotein MetQ produces the protein MQKQIKFLATLLFGVFIAGCGAEKKNVPNHIVVGIMSGPEYQIAEAAKKVAEEKYKLNVELVSFNDYVMPNEALQQGDIDVNAFQNKPYLDVQAKQRGYKLAIVGNTFVYPLAGYSKKIKKLDELKEGNTIVIPNDPTNSARALLLMQQAGIIQLKNGVGMFPTLADVTANPKNIRILEMEAPQLPRALDDRDVTIAVINATFSTPIGLNALRDGIFVEDKSSPYVNNIVAREDNKNEEKVKKFVQAYQSPEVEQAAIKAFDGGAIKGW
- a CDS encoding YihY/virulence factor BrkB family protein, translating into MGLQQKYVEDRKPYRKFIIFLKRLRFSQGRLSVYDILEVLIRELKLDSLTKRASYMAFNFTLSIFPTIIFLFTLIPYIPIPDLNSSILNFLQDFMPKEMYAAASSTIEDIVNIPRGGLLSVNFLFALVLSTNGLMSLMDAFDKKYKTFRQRSYLRKRIIATGLTFMLSFILIMSIGIIFFGTYLLDVLVFYEIVTEAFTYTLIVALKYIAIVLLFLLGTCSIYYYVPAINDKWPFFSVGAVVATLLIFLVSWLFSLYIRIFDTYNHFYGSIGALVGMMIWLDFISMILVLGFEINISIDSITKRFSKVNLE
- a CDS encoding RNA polymerase sigma factor gives rise to the protein MFKDFVKEDAVLWEEFKGGNYNSFTVIYQNYIQVLYSYGLQVIKDPELVEDCIQDLFIYIWDNKNTLGKTENIKFYLFKALRRRIVVKLKLKDREELNDDFTHHTSHVQMSYEQTLMALNFGLLW